The Candidatus Nitrosocosmicus franklandus genome contains a region encoding:
- a CDS encoding NADH-quinone oxidoreductase subunit I, translating to MNTATGFIKALESGTKHVVMKRFTFRFPQEKLKFTGDGYQFDPKKGVGIAGIRGRHILFHDKCTGCQLCAIACEGIAEAITMAKVDEQWKQNKKSIMPQIDYGKCVFCGLCVDACPFYALYMTDDFELSSYSKTHLIYTPAQLAVKPKYDGDVEIKIGKRGAYHGR from the coding sequence ATGAACACTGCTACAGGATTTATCAAGGCATTAGAATCTGGCACTAAACATGTTGTTATGAAAAGATTCACTTTCCGTTTTCCACAAGAAAAACTAAAATTTACCGGTGATGGATATCAGTTTGACCCTAAAAAAGGTGTAGGAATAGCTGGTATACGAGGTAGACATATTCTATTTCACGATAAATGTACCGGTTGCCAGTTATGTGCGATAGCGTGTGAAGGTATTGCTGAGGCAATAACGATGGCTAAGGTAGATGAACAATGGAAGCAAAACAAAAAGTCCATTATGCCTCAAATTGATTATGGCAAGTGTGTATTTTGTGGACTGTGTGTGGATGCCTGTCCCTTTTATGCCCTGTACATGACAGACGACTTTGAATTATCATCATATTCAAAAACGCATCTTATTTATACTCCAGCCCAATTAGCAGTCAAACCCAAGTACGATGGAGATGTAGAAATTAAAATAGGCAAACGTGGTGCATATCATGGTAGATAG
- a CDS encoding NADH-quinone oxidoreductase subunit J family protein yields the protein MVDSIFVGLSIITIGSAILSLESRELLYGGIALAISMLGIAGYFIILDAPFVAMFQIAVYVGAVAVLIIFTVMLVRAPNTVTKKETKRRKITGIALGVAFMIMAISILESSTTNQLKFNDNAQIFDVQEIGKGLLTYYSPVLIVLALTLAGAVIGALALARREDIEERNESAN from the coding sequence ATGGTAGATAGTATTTTTGTTGGTTTATCGATCATTACAATTGGATCTGCCATACTTTCTTTAGAAAGCAGGGAGCTGCTGTATGGTGGTATTGCACTTGCAATTTCAATGCTCGGAATCGCTGGTTATTTTATTATATTGGATGCCCCGTTCGTGGCGATGTTTCAAATAGCAGTTTACGTTGGTGCTGTTGCCGTATTGATTATATTTACCGTCATGCTGGTAAGGGCCCCAAATACTGTCACCAAAAAAGAGACTAAAAGAAGAAAAATTACCGGAATTGCGTTGGGAGTAGCTTTCATGATAATGGCTATTTCTATTCTCGAAAGCTCAACAACCAACCAACTCAAATTTAATGATAATGCACAAATCTTTGATGTTCAGGAGATTGGGAAAGGATTATTAACATATTACTCTCCCGTACTAATTGTCTTGGCTTTGACATTAGCGGGTGCTGTAATTGGAGCGCTGGCATTAGCCCGCAGGGAGGATATAGAGGAGCGAAATGAATCAGCCAACTGA
- the nuoK gene encoding NADH-quinone oxidoreductase subunit NuoK, with translation MNQPTDFLYIAVILISIGIYGLVVKRNALRLIFSIELIANAVNLALIAFSRMLPSPEGQIFVLFAIAISAAEVAVGLGIIIVAYRFYKDIDITEYKNLKN, from the coding sequence ATGAATCAGCCAACTGATTTCTTATATATTGCGGTCATCCTTATTTCAATAGGTATTTATGGATTAGTCGTAAAGAGAAATGCTCTTAGACTAATTTTTTCAATCGAGTTGATAGCAAATGCAGTAAACCTCGCCCTTATAGCATTTTCCAGAATGCTACCGAGCCCGGAAGGACAAATTTTTGTCTTGTTTGCTATAGCTATATCAGCTGCGGAAGTTGCAGTAGGCCTAGGAATCATAATCGTCGCCTACCGATTCTACAAGGACATAGATATAACTGAATATAAGAATCTCAAAAATTAA
- a CDS encoding complex I subunit 4 family protein produces MVDSSYYLMVATFMPLILSPVIYFLGKHKGVNITTWSTFGILAVSTILVIIPCIDLGSGGSYQEVFDWSQLGHFGLKLDGLSIPFAITIYLLSTIIVIYSKPYMVRKILIQFDQLKNSKSADSSTYNDIENDLYAAKDGNSLSTLMLTTDQKSYLNEQLGLYYSLYLVFAMGMLGTVLATNLFEFYVFFELMLVPSFFLIAFFGYGKRKRTSLMFFFWAHVGAVIMLLGLLAMGFLSGGFDFDEVKANVSQIPSPWIAVIVAALIIGFAVKLGAFLVHIWLPDSYTDAPTPITVLISSAMTGIGAYGLVRIWIDLLAGPGNYSDYAIYVNIWGLITMIYGGAMALMQKDIKRVLAYSSISSMGYLLFGIGSESILGISGAIFMYVSHALGKGLLFMMAGAIILQTGTRNMDKLGGLGGKMPYTAVFAMIGGLTIIGVPITSGFMSEWVLFNGALQNAVVDWSVLKTVSFALAISATILTSAYILWMYKRIFYGVVPETLKNVRDSSKYVLITMGILASLTLILGVYPDLLYKPIIGYVQNLYEETSDELKPIKITPGSSNALSNTTEANLGREQPGQINNVTSNTEIITMKKTHLISGNHLVSYVTI; encoded by the coding sequence ATGGTGGATTCTTCCTATTATCTTATGGTGGCAACATTTATGCCCTTGATATTATCTCCGGTAATTTATTTTTTGGGTAAACACAAGGGAGTAAACATTACAACGTGGTCGACATTTGGAATCTTGGCAGTCTCCACGATACTTGTAATTATTCCATGTATAGACCTTGGTTCTGGGGGATCTTATCAAGAAGTTTTTGATTGGAGTCAATTAGGCCATTTCGGATTGAAGCTCGATGGATTGAGTATTCCCTTTGCAATCACAATTTACCTATTATCTACAATAATTGTAATATATTCAAAACCTTATATGGTAAGGAAGATTTTGATACAGTTTGATCAACTAAAGAATTCAAAATCTGCTGATAGTTCTACCTATAACGATATAGAAAACGATCTATATGCTGCAAAGGATGGTAATTCTTTGTCCACCTTGATGTTGACTACTGACCAAAAATCATATCTAAACGAGCAGCTAGGCTTGTACTATTCGTTATATCTCGTATTTGCAATGGGGATGTTGGGGACTGTTTTAGCAACTAATTTGTTTGAGTTTTATGTCTTTTTTGAATTAATGCTCGTCCCGTCTTTCTTTCTAATTGCCTTTTTTGGATATGGCAAGAGGAAAAGAACTTCCTTGATGTTTTTCTTTTGGGCCCATGTTGGTGCCGTTATCATGTTACTAGGCCTTTTGGCTATGGGTTTCTTGTCAGGTGGTTTTGACTTTGATGAGGTCAAAGCTAATGTTTCTCAAATTCCATCTCCTTGGATCGCAGTGATTGTCGCTGCATTGATTATTGGGTTTGCTGTTAAATTGGGCGCCTTTCTAGTTCATATATGGCTGCCTGATTCCTATACCGACGCTCCTACTCCAATAACCGTTTTGATATCCTCCGCTATGACAGGAATAGGAGCATATGGACTTGTTAGAATCTGGATAGATTTGCTCGCAGGACCTGGAAATTATTCTGATTATGCAATTTATGTCAACATCTGGGGATTGATCACGATGATCTATGGTGGAGCTATGGCCTTGATGCAAAAGGATATCAAACGCGTCTTGGCCTATTCGAGTATCAGTTCTATGGGTTATCTTCTTTTTGGCATAGGTTCTGAAAGTATACTTGGAATAAGTGGTGCTATCTTTATGTATGTAAGCCATGCTTTGGGTAAAGGACTGTTGTTTATGATGGCTGGGGCGATTATATTGCAGACTGGCACTAGGAATATGGATAAATTAGGTGGATTAGGAGGCAAAATGCCATATACTGCAGTTTTTGCTATGATTGGAGGGCTAACTATAATTGGTGTTCCGATTACAAGCGGATTTATGTCAGAATGGGTTTTGTTTAACGGTGCATTACAGAATGCCGTAGTTGATTGGAGCGTATTGAAGACTGTTTCTTTTGCTTTGGCTATTTCGGCTACTATATTGACATCCGCATATATTTTATGGATGTACAAGAGAATCTTTTATGGGGTCGTTCCAGAAACATTAAAAAACGTACGAGATTCGAGTAAGTATGTTTTAATAACCATGGGGATCTTGGCTTCACTTACATTAATACTCGGTGTTTATCCTGACCTGCTTTACAAACCCATTATAGGATATGTACAAAATCTATATGAGGAAACTTCTGACGAATTGAAACCGATAAAGATTACGCCTGGTTCTTCTAATGCCCTATCAAATACTACGGAAGCGAATTTAGGAAGAGAACAACCAGGCCAGATTAACAACGTTACTAGTAACACAGAAATTATAACGATGAAAAAGACACATTTAATTTCGGGTAACCATTTGGTTTCCTATGTTACAATATAG